Below is a window of Geomonas oryzisoli DNA.
TCATCACCGTGGTGATCTCCGAGAACGCCAGCGCCAGCAAGAAGGCCGCCACCGGGACCTCGCGCGACTCCTCGATCAGCGGCGGCATCCCGAAGCTTTTGGGGCTTGAGAAAACGCCGATCAAGAGCTGGGCCGACCTGGCCAACATGCTGAGCGCAAGCTACGGCTCCAAGTTCGACGGCGCCGGCTCCACCTCCCGCCAGGAGACCCTGCAGGCGACCATCTCCGCCAAGGTGGTGGACGTGATCCCCAACGGCAACATGCTCATCGAGGGGAGGCGCAACGTCAGGGTGAACAACGAAGACCAGATCATCGTGCTCACCGGCACCGTGCGCGGACGCGACGTGAGCGCCGACAATACGGTCAACTCGGCGCTCATCGCCGACGCCAGGATCTCCTATTCCGGCAAAGGGATCATCTCCGACCGCCAGAAACCGGGGTGGCTCATGAACGTACTGGACAAGGTCTGGCCGTTCTAGGCGGCCCCCGCCTGTTCCGGATTTGACGCTTTGGTGTCAATATTCCGACGCGGCGGCCGAAAAGGGTTAGGTGAAACGCTTGAAAATTAACACTATTTCAAAAACGTGCCTCGCACTGCTCATCCTGCTGCTCCTCCCGCAGTTCGCACTGGGGGCGCGCATCAAGGACATCGCCGCCTTCGACGGCGTGCGCCAGAACCAGCTGATCGGCTACGGCCTCGTGGTCGGCCTGAACGGCACCGGCGACTCGGACCAGACCAAGTTCCCGGTGCAGTCCCTGGTGGGCGCCCTGGAGCGTCTGGGGCTCACCGTGAACCGCGCCGACATCACGGTGAAGAACGTGGCCGCGGTCATGGTGACCGCCGAGCTCCCCCCCTTCGCCAAGCAGGGGAACAAGCTGGACGTGCTGGTCTCCTCGATGGGGGACGCCAAGAGCCTCGCCGGCGGCACCCTGATGATGGCGCCCTTGAAGGGGGCGGACGGCCAGGTCTACGCGGTCGCCCAGGGGCCGGTCCTCACCAACTCCTTCTCCTACGGGGGGCAGGCCACCACCGCGGTGAAGAACCATCCCACCGCGGGGACCGTCCCCGAGGGGGCGCTGGTGGAGCGCGAGCTCCCGAACGTGCTGGCCAACCGCCCGGTCCTGAAGCTGAACCTGCACCAGTCCGACTTCACCACCGCCGCCCGCGTCGCCGCCGCCATCAACGGCCGCTTCCAGGGCGCCGCGTCGCTCACCGATCCGGGGAGCGTGCAGATCGCCATCCCGGGCGAGTACCACAACCGCGTGGTGGAATTCGTGGCCGACCTGGAGCGTCTCGAGGTGAACCCGGACGTGATGGCCAAGGTGGTCATGAACGAGCGCACCGGCACCATCGTCATGGGCGAGAACGTGCGCATCTCGACGGTGGCTGTTTCCCACGGCAACCTGACCGTGGTGGTGAAGGAGACCCCGAAGGTCTCCCAGCCGGCACCGTTTGCCAAGACCGGCACCACCACCGTGGTCCCCAGGACCGACTTGAAGGTTTCCGAGGAGAAGGTGAACCTCTCGCTGGTGCGGGAGGGGGCCAACCTGGGCGAGGTGGTGCGCGGGCTCAACACCCTCGGGGTCACCCCCAGGGATCTCCTCGGCATCATGCAGGCCATCAAGGCCGCCGGCGCGCTCAACGCCGAGCTGAGCGTGATGTAGGCCAGGAGCTGTCATGGACGTGAAGCCGATACCGGACAACGCGCTTCCGGTCACCGACCTGAAGGTGCAGAAGAGCCGCCAGGAGCAGGACCCGGCGCAGATCAAGAAGGTGGCGCGCGAGTTCGAGGCGATGTTCGTCGCCATGATGATGAAGTCGATGCGGGATACGGTGGGAAAGGACACCCTGACCGGCGGGGGAAAAGGCGAAGAGACCTTCCGCTCCCTGCTGGACCAGGAATACGCCAACGCCGCGGTGCAGGGAGGCGGCATAGGACTGGCACAGACCATAGAGAGGGAGCTGTCGCGTGCTTACGGCACGCCGGCTCCTGCTAAGGGGGTGCGGGATGCGGATTGAAGGTTCGGCCTACGTCGTCGACCTGAACCGATCGCAGCAGGTCCGGAACGAGGCGCAGCAGACGCAGGCAGTCCAGGGGAGCCGTCCGGCCGGGCGGGTGATCCCCTTCGACCGGGTGGAGATCTCTTCCCAGGCGAAGGAACTGCAGAAACTCAAGTCCGAGGTGGCGGCCATGCCCGACGTGAGGCTGGACCGGGTGGCGCTGGCCAAGCAGAACCTGCAAAACGGTGCCTACCGGGTGGAGGCGTCGACCCTGGCCCAAAAGATGATGGACGCGTACAAGACGCGTTAAGGGGGAATAGATGGACGGTAACGTAGTCGAACTGATAGCGGCCCTGTGCGAGAAGGGGGTGCTCCTGGACCGGATGCAGGCGCTTTTGCAGGAAGAGCAGGAGTGCATGGCCTCCCTCGACATGGCGAAGATGGAAGAGAACCAGCAGGAGATCACCGCGGGGATGGAGCGCCTGGCGAGGCTCTCCGACCAGTGCCGTCAGATGATCGCCGCCGTCGGCGCCGACCTCGGCATGCCGGGCAACAGCACGCTGTCGCCCATCATCGAGCGGCTGGGCGCGCCGGAGCAGCAGGCGCTCAAGGAGGCGCAGCAGTCGGTCACCGGCAACGCCCGGGCGCTGCAGGGTGCGCTCGCGCTGCACCGAAGGCTCATCGAGGACTCCCTGAACGTGGTGGGGCGCTCGGTCAACTTCTTCAACCGGCTTTTCAATCCCGGGCAGACCTACGGCGGTGCGGGGGCCTTCGTGAACGCGGGGCGCGGCAGCAGCGGCTTCGTCAGCAAGGAGATCTAGCATGGGCATCAACACCCTCTTCGACATAGCCTCTTCCGGCATCACGGCGCAGCGCCTGGCCATCGAGGTCACCGGCGAGAACATCTCCAACGTGAACACCGAGGGGTACTCCCGCCAGCGGGTGATCATGGAGAACAAGCCGGTCGGCACCTCCAACGGCTTCGCCCTCGGGACGGGGGTGCAGATCGCGGCGGTACAGCGCAGCTACGACAACATGCTGCAGCTGCAGCTGGTGAACGCCAACAGCACCTACCAGGAAGGGCTGGCGCAGCAGTCGGCGCTGGAGCAGATCGAGCCGACCTTCAACTCGCTCACCTCGGACGGACTGGGCACCGCGGTGGCCAACCTCTTCGGCGCCTTCCAGGATCTCTCCGTCAACCCCTCAGGCGCCGCCGAGCGCCAGGCGGTGCTGACCCGGGCCCAGATCGCGGTGGACAGCTTCCACCAGGCCGATGCCACGCTGACCTCGGTCGCCTCGACCGCGGACAGCAACCTGGTCGGCATCACCGCCGAGGTGACCGACAACGCGAGAAACCTCGCCCTGGTGAACCAGCAGATCATGGCCACCAGCGCCGTGGGGGGAAGCCCCAACGAGCTTTTGGACCAGCGCGACCTCCTGCTCAGGAAGCTCTCGGAGCAGACCGGCATCAGCTATACCATCGCCAGCGACAACACCGCCTCGGTCACCCTGGCCGGCGGCGGACAACTGGTTTCCAGCACCAAGTACGCGACCCTCTACACCAACGCGACCGGTTCCCCGGCGACCAACGACATCATGCTCTCCGGGCTGGGCAACCCGCCCCCGGCCAACGCCCCCGGCACCGACACCCTGGTGGGCACCGTCGGCGACGGCGCCACCATCGGCGGCAAGCTCGGCGGCACCATGGAGGTGCGCGACAGCATCGTGCCCAAGTACCGCTCCCTGCTGGACGAGATGGCCAACCAGGTGGCCACCCAGGTGAACACGGTGCACAAGGCGGGCTACGCCCTGGACGGCACCACCGGCAACAACTTCTTCGACCCGGCCGGGGTCACCGCCGGGAGCATCGCGCTCGATTCCGGCATCTCCGCCACCAAGATCGCCGCGGCCCTACCGACCGCGACCGACCCGGCGCCGACCAGCAGCGGCAACAACGTCAACGCCGTGAAGCTCGCCACCCTGGGGAGCACCGCCTTCGCGTTCAGCACCGGAAGCGCCACCCTGGGCAACTTCTACAACTCCATGGTTTCCCAGGTCGGCGTCGATACCGAGGGGACCCAGAACGTCACCTCCCAGAACGCGGCCTTCCTGAAGCAGCTGAACGCGCTTCGGTCCTCCAACTCCGAGGTTTCCCTGGACGAGGAGCTCCTGAACCTGACCAAGTACCAGCGCGCCTTCCAGGGCTCCGCCAAGGTGGTCAACGCGGGGAGCGACATGCTGGACACCATCCTGAACATGGTCCGATAGGAGAATCGCTATGAGAATCACCCCCGGCATGAGCGCCGACAACGCCATTTACAACCTGCAGCAGGGGCGCACCGCGATCGATCAGCTCCAGGAGCAGATCGCCTCGGGCTACAACATCAACCGCCCCAGCGATGATCCCCTTTCCACCAGGCAGCTTCTGGACCTGCAGGAGCAGATCGCCTCGGGGGACCAGTACAGCTCCAACATCACCAAGGCCGAGACGCTTTTGAACGTAACCAACACCTCGCTCACCAGCATGGCCACGCTGATGCAGCAGGTGAAGAAGATCGCCGGCGACATGGTGGCCGGGACCCTGGACGCCGCCGGCACCGCGAGCGCGGTGACCAACCTGACCCAGTTGAAGAGCCAGCTGATCGACATGGGCAACACCCGCCTGGGCGACCAGTACGTCTTCGGCGGCTTCTCCACCAGCCAGCCCTTCAACGCGTCCGGCACCTTCAGCGGCACCACCGACATCCCGCAGGTCGAGATCGCCCAGAACAGCACCGTCGGGACCACCGTGTCCGGCGGCGACCTCCTGCGCGGCGGCAACCCGCCGGCCGCGGTGGGAAGCGGCGCCACCGCGGGGCAGGGGCCGGTGGACATCATCGGTTCCATCGACGCCCTCATCTCAGCGATCAGCAGCAAGAACAGCCAAGGGATCCTCGACGGGGTGAAGAACGTGAAGGCGGGCGCGGACCAGATCACCGTGGCCCAGAGCGACGTCGCCGGGCGCCTGGTGCGCCTGGACAACATGAAGAGCATGATCACCAACAACCAGAACACGTTGAAGAC
It encodes the following:
- a CDS encoding rod-binding protein is translated as MDVKPIPDNALPVTDLKVQKSRQEQDPAQIKKVAREFEAMFVAMMMKSMRDTVGKDTLTGGGKGEETFRSLLDQEYANAAVQGGGIGLAQTIERELSRAYGTPAPAKGVRDAD
- the flgL gene encoding flagellar hook-associated protein FlgL, with amino-acid sequence MRITPGMSADNAIYNLQQGRTAIDQLQEQIASGYNINRPSDDPLSTRQLLDLQEQIASGDQYSSNITKAETLLNVTNTSLTSMATLMQQVKKIAGDMVAGTLDAAGTASAVTNLTQLKSQLIDMGNTRLGDQYVFGGFSTSQPFNASGTFSGTTDIPQVEIAQNSTVGTTVSGGDLLRGGNPPAAVGSGATAGQGPVDIIGSIDALISAISSKNSQGILDGVKNVKAGADQITVAQSDVAGRLVRLDNMKSMITNNQNTLKTVFGNIQNVDYAKAGVLLSQQTTAFNAALSATSKLSQLSLLDYMK
- the flgK gene encoding flagellar hook-associated protein FlgK, producing MGINTLFDIASSGITAQRLAIEVTGENISNVNTEGYSRQRVIMENKPVGTSNGFALGTGVQIAAVQRSYDNMLQLQLVNANSTYQEGLAQQSALEQIEPTFNSLTSDGLGTAVANLFGAFQDLSVNPSGAAERQAVLTRAQIAVDSFHQADATLTSVASTADSNLVGITAEVTDNARNLALVNQQIMATSAVGGSPNELLDQRDLLLRKLSEQTGISYTIASDNTASVTLAGGGQLVSSTKYATLYTNATGSPATNDIMLSGLGNPPPANAPGTDTLVGTVGDGATIGGKLGGTMEVRDSIVPKYRSLLDEMANQVATQVNTVHKAGYALDGTTGNNFFDPAGVTAGSIALDSGISATKIAAALPTATDPAPTSSGNNVNAVKLATLGSTAFAFSTGSATLGNFYNSMVSQVGVDTEGTQNVTSQNAAFLKQLNALRSSNSEVSLDEELLNLTKYQRAFQGSAKVVNAGSDMLDTILNMVR
- the flgM gene encoding flagellar biosynthesis anti-sigma factor FlgM, which codes for MRIEGSAYVVDLNRSQQVRNEAQQTQAVQGSRPAGRVIPFDRVEISSQAKELQKLKSEVAAMPDVRLDRVALAKQNLQNGAYRVEASTLAQKMMDAYKTR
- a CDS encoding flagellar protein FlgN; translated protein: MDGNVVELIAALCEKGVLLDRMQALLQEEQECMASLDMAKMEENQQEITAGMERLARLSDQCRQMIAAVGADLGMPGNSTLSPIIERLGAPEQQALKEAQQSVTGNARALQGALALHRRLIEDSLNVVGRSVNFFNRLFNPGQTYGGAGAFVNAGRGSSGFVSKEI
- a CDS encoding flagellar basal body L-ring protein FlgH translates to MDRTNSNSLIILKAAALCLPLFWLSACAHQTAEVVTPTFDQQIPAPQVNYNNGSLWQASSTGLAEDMKARRRGDIITVVISENASASKKAATGTSRDSSISGGIPKLLGLEKTPIKSWADLANMLSASYGSKFDGAGSTSRQETLQATISAKVVDVIPNGNMLIEGRRNVRVNNEDQIIVLTGTVRGRDVSADNTVNSALIADARISYSGKGIISDRQKPGWLMNVLDKVWPF
- a CDS encoding flagellar basal body P-ring protein FlgI, which encodes MSKTCLALLILLLLPQFALGARIKDIAAFDGVRQNQLIGYGLVVGLNGTGDSDQTKFPVQSLVGALERLGLTVNRADITVKNVAAVMVTAELPPFAKQGNKLDVLVSSMGDAKSLAGGTLMMAPLKGADGQVYAVAQGPVLTNSFSYGGQATTAVKNHPTAGTVPEGALVERELPNVLANRPVLKLNLHQSDFTTAARVAAAINGRFQGAASLTDPGSVQIAIPGEYHNRVVEFVADLERLEVNPDVMAKVVMNERTGTIVMGENVRISTVAVSHGNLTVVVKETPKVSQPAPFAKTGTTTVVPRTDLKVSEEKVNLSLVREGANLGEVVRGLNTLGVTPRDLLGIMQAIKAAGALNAELSVM